The following DNA comes from Mucilaginibacter jinjuensis.
ATTACTGGACAAGCTGGGCGACATTATTAAGTTTATGAGTGCATTCAGCATTATTACCGGGATTGTAGTATTAATTGCTTCGGTACGCATCAGTAAATATCAGCGTATACAAGAGAGTGTTTTATTAAGAACAATGGGTGCAAGCCGCAGGCAGATATTGACCATTACCGCGTTAGAATACCTGTTCCTGGGCACATTATCAGCCTTAACTGGTACACTCATTGCTTTTATAGGAAGCTGGCTACTGGCTAAGTTTAGTTTCGATATTCCGTTTTCGGCAGATGTAACGCCTGCTGCTGGCATATTTTTAGCTATTACTGTATTAACCATTACCATTGGTCTGTTAAATAGCCGTGGGGTGTTGAATAAGCCTCCTTTGGAAATATTAAGAGGCGATTCGTAAATTGAATAATATGCATCTATTAAAAAAAAGCGCTTCTTTGCTGCTTGCACTCGCCATTGTGAGTTGCAGTGATAAAAAGCAGAACAATAATACCATAGCAGACACCCTCGCCAATAAATCTGATTTGGCGGGGCAAACTACACCAACAAGCAAGAAAACGATTTTAGTTTTTGGCGATAGCTTAACTGCGGGTTATGGACTGGATGACCCATCCGAAGCATTCCCCGGCGTGATTAAGGCTAAGATCGATTCGCTGAAATTACCTTACAATGTAGTTAATGCCGGTGTTAGCGGCGAAACATCAGCCGGTGGCTTAGGCCGTATCGACTGGATCTTGAAACAAAAGCCGGATATATTTTTGCTCGAATTAGGCGCTAACGATGGCCTGCGTGGGAACTCGGTTGCGCAAACTATCAGCAATCTACAGGCAATTATCGATAAGGTAAAGAGCAAGTATCCAAACACAAAAATTATCCTTTTAGGCATGCAGGTACCGCCAAGCATGGGCCAGCAATATGTTAATGATTTCAAAAAAATGTACCCCGATCTGGCGGCTAAAAATCATGTCGGACTGGTGCCGTTTCTGTTAGAGAACGTAGGCGGTATCGCTAAATTGAATCAGGCTGATGGTATCCACCCAACCCCGGCAGGAGCAAAAATAGTAGCCGAAAATGTTTGGAAAGAGTTAAAACAATTTGTCAATTAGCCAATTTGTCGATTCGGTAATGAAAAGTCCAATTAGCTAATTTGTTGATTCGGTAATTTGTCAATGAAAGCTCAATTAGCCAATTTGTCGATTAGTCAATGATCTAATTAGCATTAGCTAATAGACAAATTGTCGAATTAACAAACTTGCTTAGGCATTGACAAATCGACAAATTGCCGAATTATCTAATTGACAAATTAATCCACATATTCCCATGCGCTTTGGTAACCATTGAGTTGCTCGGCATAGCTCACAAAATCGGCATAAAAAGGCAGACGTGTAAGGGTT
Coding sequences within:
- a CDS encoding arylesterase, which produces MHLLKKSASLLLALAIVSCSDKKQNNNTIADTLANKSDLAGQTTPTSKKTILVFGDSLTAGYGLDDPSEAFPGVIKAKIDSLKLPYNVVNAGVSGETSAGGLGRIDWILKQKPDIFLLELGANDGLRGNSVAQTISNLQAIIDKVKSKYPNTKIILLGMQVPPSMGQQYVNDFKKMYPDLAAKNHVGLVPFLLENVGGIAKLNQADGIHPTPAGAKIVAENVWKELKQFVN